From Phycisphaerae bacterium:
AGCCCTCGGCGCGGGAATCTTCTTTGTGGTCCAGTACATTTCGGGGCGGAACCTCCGCGAGATGGCCCGTCAGGAAGCCGAAGGGATTCTGGACCAGGCAAAGCAGGAAGCCCGCCAACTGCGCGAAAAAGGAGAAATCGACGCCAAAGCGGAGTACGTCAAGCGAAGCGAGCAGTTTGAGAAGGAAGCGGCGGAGAGCCGGAACGAGTTGCGGGAAGCCGAACGGCGGCTGGCCAAGCGGGAAGACAATATGGAGCGCAAGTCGGATGCCCTGACCACCAAGGAGCGGGCGCTGGACACGACCAGCAAGCGGCTGGCCGAGCGCGAGAAGGCGATCGCGGTCAAGGAGCATCAGCTCAGCGACTCGCTGGCCCAACAGCGGGCCGAACTGCTGAAGATCGCGAGTATGACCGTGGACGAGGCCCGCGAACTGCTGCTCTCGCGGCTTGAGCGCGAAGTCGAGAAGGAGTCGTCGGAACTGATCAGCAAGCGGTTCGAGGCGGCCAAGGAAACGGCCAACGTGAAGGCTCGTGAGATCATCGTTACCGCGATCCAGCGTTACGCCGCTGAGCACACCAGCGACTCGACGGTCTCGACGGTGGATATTCCCAGTGATGAAATGAAAGGCCGAGTGATCGGCCGCGAAGGCCGGAATATCCGGGCGTTCGAGAAGGCGACGGGAGTGGACGTGATCGTCGATGATACTCCCGGAGTGGTGGTTATCAGTTCGTTCGACCCGGTCCGCCGCGAGGTGGCCCGTCGGGCGCTGGAAAAGCTGATCCAGGACGGCCGGATCCACCCCGGTCGGATCGAGGAGATTGTGGGCGAGACGGCCCACGAGGTGGACGAAGAGGTCACCGAGATCGGCAAGAAGGCGGCTCTGGAAGCCAACGTGCTGAACCTGCATCCGAAGATCTACGAACTGCTGGGCCGGCTGAACTTCCGTACCAGCTACGGCCAGAACGTCTTGCGCCACAGCATCGAGGTGGCCTACCTGTGCCAGATGATGGCCGACGAACTGGGCCTGGACGGGACGGTGGCCCGCCGGTGCGGTCTGCTGCACGATATCGGCAAGGCGGTCGATCACGAGGTCGAGGGCGGCCACCCCTACATCGGGGCCGAGCTGGCCAAGCGCTACAATGAGAAGTCCGAGGTGCTCAACGCGATTTCAGCCCACCACGGCGACGGCGAAGCGACCACGATCTACACGCCGCTGGTGGCGGCGGCCGACGCGATCAGCGCGTCGCGGCCCGGGGCCCGGCGGGAGTCGCTGGAGCGCTACGTCAAGCGTCTCGAGCAGCTTGAAGGTCTGGCGACGTCGTTCAACGGGGTCCGCCAGGCGTTCGCGATCCAGGCCGGCCGCGAGATCCGCGTGATCGTCGACGCCTCCGAGGTCGACGACCAGAACACGCTGAAGATGGCCCGCGAGATGGCCCGCAAGATTGAGGATGAGATGGAGTATCCCGGCGAGATCAAGGTGACGTTGCTGCGTGAGGTGCGTGCAACGGAATACGCCCGCTAGTATCGTAGAGGGAAACTATGCAAGGCCCTCCGGGTTTCGGCCCGGAGGGCCATTCGATGAATCTATGGAAATCAAAGTTTTATGCATTGGTGACGTGGTCGGACGCCCGGGCAGGACGCTGCTGTCGTGGGCGATTCCGGTGTTGAGGAAGGCCCGCGGCTATGACCTGGTGGTGGTCGACGCGGAGAACATCGCCGGCGGGTCCGGGCTTACTCCACAGATTTTCAACAAGCTGATTCGGTACGGGGTTGACGCGGTGACGTTGGGGGATCACTGTTACCGGCGGCAGGAGATCATCCCGCTTCTGGACGGCGACCATCGTCTGGTCCGGCCGGCCAACATGCCGCCGGGAGCGGCGGGCAAGGGGTGGAACGTTCTGACGCTGGAGAACGGGGTGAAGGTGGGCGTGGGCGTGCTGATGGGGCGGCTGTACATGAAGCCGGCGGACTGCCC
This genomic window contains:
- the rny gene encoding ribonuclease Y, with protein sequence MLYALSIILGAALGAGIFFVVQYISGRNLREMARQEAEGILDQAKQEARQLREKGEIDAKAEYVKRSEQFEKEAAESRNELREAERRLAKREDNMERKSDALTTKERALDTTSKRLAEREKAIAVKEHQLSDSLAQQRAELLKIASMTVDEARELLLSRLEREVEKESSELISKRFEAAKETANVKAREIIVTAIQRYAAEHTSDSTVSTVDIPSDEMKGRVIGREGRNIRAFEKATGVDVIVDDTPGVVVISSFDPVRREVARRALEKLIQDGRIHPGRIEEIVGETAHEVDEEVTEIGKKAALEANVLNLHPKIYELLGRLNFRTSYGQNVLRHSIEVAYLCQMMADELGLDGTVARRCGLLHDIGKAVDHEVEGGHPYIGAELAKRYNEKSEVLNAISAHHGDGEATTIYTPLVAAADAISASRPGARRESLERYVKRLEQLEGLATSFNGVRQAFAIQAGREIRVIVDASEVDDQNTLKMAREMARKIEDEMEYPGEIKVTLLREVRATEYAR